The Leptospira barantonii genome includes a region encoding these proteins:
- a CDS encoding M24 family metallopeptidase, with protein MSREYYSSLDLDDFKNVQKLAYDAVEWVRERLTVGMTEKTAASLIDSYIRERGGKNFFHYGFAWFGDRTCFRGFRRPLTFKAIGGDGILPHFGFAFQPSDRKLKEGMAVILDVAPNVKGVTADVGYSFAFGKNPAVEQGRNDLKGFRSLILELVRAERSMGEIYRSCNDLIADLGYSNCHTLYPNGVLGHKVGRVPGWKVPGGRVLGFPPQTFLYLVPQILKGFLSPNKNSSPLWGEFTKTRVDAGLWAVEPHIGKFYKGAQAEESFGVKWEEILVVSDSDAYWLDENLPHVRYWEESSPKKNKKVSVAPLPRTKTKAKEKTKKSSKVRVGAA; from the coding sequence ATGTCTCGAGAATATTATTCGTCCTTGGACCTGGATGATTTCAAGAATGTGCAAAAACTTGCATATGATGCCGTGGAGTGGGTGCGCGAAAGACTCACCGTGGGAATGACCGAAAAAACGGCGGCGTCCTTGATCGATTCTTACATCCGTGAAAGAGGAGGAAAGAATTTCTTTCATTACGGTTTCGCGTGGTTCGGAGATAGAACCTGCTTCCGAGGTTTTCGAAGACCTCTTACCTTCAAAGCGATCGGCGGCGACGGGATTCTTCCCCATTTCGGTTTCGCGTTTCAACCCTCCGATCGTAAACTCAAGGAAGGAATGGCGGTCATCCTCGATGTTGCGCCTAACGTGAAAGGTGTTACCGCCGACGTCGGATATTCTTTTGCGTTCGGAAAAAATCCCGCCGTAGAACAAGGCCGCAACGACTTAAAAGGATTCAGATCCCTCATTTTGGAATTGGTCCGCGCCGAAAGATCGATGGGAGAAATCTATCGCAGTTGCAACGATCTCATCGCCGACCTCGGTTATTCAAACTGTCATACATTGTATCCCAACGGAGTTCTCGGTCATAAGGTCGGCCGTGTTCCCGGATGGAAAGTTCCGGGTGGAAGGGTTTTGGGATTTCCGCCTCAAACGTTTTTATATCTCGTTCCTCAAATCCTAAAAGGATTCTTATCACCTAACAAGAATTCGTCGCCTCTTTGGGGAGAATTCACGAAGACCCGAGTCGACGCCGGGCTCTGGGCCGTGGAACCTCATATCGGAAAATTCTACAAAGGCGCGCAAGCCGAAGAGAGTTTCGGAGTGAAGTGGGAAGAAATTCTCGTGGTGAGCGATTCGGACGCGTATTGGTTGGACGAGAATCTTCCTCACGTTCGTTATTGGGAAGAATCTTCCCCCAAGAAAAACAAAAAAGTCTCCGTCGCCCCGTTGCCTCGAACCAAAACGAAAGCAAAAGAGAAGACGAAAAAATCTTCCAAGGTTCGAGTTGGTGCGGCTTGA
- a CDS encoding helix-turn-helix domain-containing protein, giving the protein MSALNPSDPIWFGLHFIIQLGPAYCILLFFTELAKHKRGEGFSGMFLLALIMASAESRIGFVQMPGTASYPFLWIFFFSSLLAMGPALLLVVGRMLRFSLDDKIPLKRHFIPAYVAFFGELIFFLSPFEGKSELIADAFVHRGKNPVSLLIGIGYVHLTLYCIYSVYLFWKAFKEIDIHLSRLASSMLLVTIGSIQLSGIGFYLDVPGLFAFASVLMTLGNGLVFVFTARYPNFFESLKSELQQKRYEKTQLGGINLDAIKLRLNELMEEERSYRDEEIRMQDLAEKLLITPHQLSRILNESYGKNFNEFINGYRVIEAKKILLEEPEKTILSIGFEVGFNTKSTFNAQFLKIAGMTPAEWRKKS; this is encoded by the coding sequence ATGAGCGCACTCAACCCATCGGATCCGATCTGGTTCGGTCTTCATTTTATAATTCAACTTGGTCCGGCGTATTGTATTCTCCTTTTTTTCACGGAGTTAGCCAAACACAAACGGGGAGAAGGATTTTCCGGAATGTTTTTGCTCGCGCTCATCATGGCCTCCGCGGAATCCAGGATCGGTTTTGTGCAGATGCCCGGAACCGCATCCTATCCGTTTCTCTGGATATTTTTCTTTTCCTCTTTGCTCGCGATGGGACCCGCGCTTCTTCTTGTGGTGGGGAGAATGCTCCGCTTCAGTCTCGACGACAAGATCCCACTCAAGAGACATTTTATACCGGCGTATGTCGCGTTTTTCGGAGAATTGATTTTCTTTCTTTCTCCTTTCGAGGGAAAGTCGGAACTCATCGCGGATGCGTTTGTTCATCGAGGAAAAAATCCAGTTTCTCTTTTGATCGGAATCGGATATGTCCATCTAACTCTGTATTGTATCTACTCGGTTTATCTTTTTTGGAAGGCCTTTAAGGAAATCGACATTCATCTTTCGAGACTTGCTTCTTCTATGCTTTTGGTTACGATCGGTTCGATCCAATTATCCGGGATCGGATTTTATCTCGACGTCCCCGGCTTATTCGCATTCGCTTCGGTGCTGATGACCTTGGGGAACGGACTCGTTTTTGTTTTCACCGCGAGATATCCGAACTTCTTCGAATCTCTCAAGTCGGAACTACAGCAGAAACGATACGAAAAAACCCAGCTCGGCGGAATCAACTTGGACGCGATCAAACTTCGTCTCAACGAGTTGATGGAAGAAGAAAGGTCGTATCGAGACGAGGAGATTCGAATGCAGGATCTTGCCGAAAAACTTCTGATCACACCGCATCAGCTTTCTAGAATTCTCAACGAAAGTTACGGCAAAAATTTCAACGAGTTCATCAACGGATACAGAGTCATCGAGGCTAAAAAGATTCTTTTGGAAGAACCGGAAAAGACGATTCTTTCCATCGGATTCGAAGTCGGGTTCAATACGAAATCGACCTTCAACGCTCAATTCCTCAAAATCGCGGGAATGACTCCGGCGGAATGGAGAAAAAAATCCTAA
- a CDS encoding citrate/2-methylcitrate synthase yields the protein MSEFIEIKVGEKSYQFPLISGTDGKKGIDIRELHQKTGLISYDPGFFNTAYAVSRISRRDPDSGELHYRGYDVADLVQHSTFVETSYLLIYGKLPTEQQLKEFSLKLSRHSLIHEDMINLFDGFPGKGHPLAVLSVMVTSLSSYYPEEYEESLDKGIDHSARLLAKIRTIAAFSYKKIVGEPFVYPLDKHPYCTNFLYMLFSIPSKDFVPTEEVDRILNQLWILYADHEQNVSNTTVQVIGSTQANLFASISSAINALWGSREGGRQVAAVGLIEDIIKSRKSVPEYFEKFKGDSERLFSNGFGHKAYDSKSKRAIIAGKLFHDFYKKHPVNPIAEVALKIDEYMQNDEYYINQKLYPNLEFYSAVIFNSLGIPKELFTAMQVIGKLPGWLAHWREQRVSGNYSKARPKQVYTGEIGRKYIPLSER from the coding sequence ATGAGTGAATTCATTGAAATCAAAGTTGGGGAAAAATCCTATCAGTTCCCGTTGATCTCCGGAACCGATGGAAAAAAAGGAATCGATATTCGTGAGCTTCATCAGAAGACGGGGCTCATTTCCTACGATCCGGGCTTTTTTAATACCGCTTATGCCGTGAGCCGCATTTCCAGAAGAGATCCCGATTCGGGAGAACTTCACTATCGCGGTTACGACGTCGCCGATCTAGTTCAACATTCCACGTTCGTCGAAACCAGTTATCTTTTGATCTACGGAAAACTTCCCACCGAACAACAACTCAAGGAATTCTCCCTCAAACTTTCCAGACACTCTTTGATTCACGAAGACATGATCAATCTCTTCGACGGATTTCCGGGAAAGGGACATCCTCTCGCGGTTCTTTCGGTGATGGTCACATCCCTTTCCAGTTATTATCCGGAAGAATACGAAGAATCCTTAGACAAAGGAATCGATCATTCCGCGAGACTTCTCGCGAAGATCAGAACGATCGCGGCATTCTCCTATAAAAAGATCGTAGGCGAGCCGTTCGTTTATCCTTTGGATAAACATCCTTATTGTACGAACTTTTTATATATGTTGTTTTCCATTCCTTCCAAGGACTTTGTTCCTACGGAAGAAGTGGATCGTATTCTAAATCAGCTTTGGATTCTTTACGCGGATCACGAACAAAACGTTTCCAACACGACGGTTCAGGTGATCGGTTCCACTCAGGCGAACTTGTTCGCTTCCATCTCGTCCGCGATCAACGCGCTCTGGGGTTCGAGAGAAGGCGGACGTCAGGTTGCCGCGGTCGGGCTTATCGAAGACATCATCAAATCCAGAAAATCGGTTCCCGAATATTTCGAAAAATTCAAAGGGGATTCGGAAAGACTTTTCTCGAACGGTTTCGGTCACAAGGCATACGACTCGAAAAGTAAAAGAGCGATCATCGCGGGAAAACTTTTCCACGACTTTTACAAAAAACATCCAGTGAATCCGATCGCGGAAGTCGCCCTTAAGATCGACGAGTATATGCAGAATGATGAATATTACATCAATCAAAAGTTATATCCGAACCTCGAGTTCTACAGCGCGGTGATTTTTAATTCTCTCGGAATTCCGAAAGAATTGTTCACAGCGATGCAGGTCATCGGAAAACTTCCGGGCTGGCTAGCGCACTGGAGAGAACAACGCGTTTCCGGTAATTACAGCAAGGCTCGTCCGAAACAAGTTTACACCGGAGAAATCGGTCGGAAATACATTCCGCTTTCGGAAAGATAA
- a CDS encoding cytochrome-c peroxidase — protein sequence MKQSTVGLLSLALLGSVLVSCGPSEKTKKLIDDSKKVFGTIPDKMPGGEADTPELVQLGEKLYFEKRLSANDTQACNSCHNVVGKAAGVDNLPTSPGAFGKNGDRNSPTVLNAGFHVAQFWDGRAKDLKEQAKGPILNPVEMAMPSAAEVEKKISAIAEYKDLFAKAYPKDSNPITYENLAGAIAAFERTLKTQDRFDEFQKGDHKALSSEEQEGLEKFLATGCTACHIGPLLGGNSFRKLGQVNPYENTVDKGRQSLTKNAADAFVFKVPSLRNIAITGPYFHDGKVATLEEAVKKMAHLQLGKDLSDSDTKSIVTFLKALTDKNRSN from the coding sequence ATGAAACAATCTACAGTGGGGTTGCTTTCCCTAGCGCTCCTGGGAAGCGTATTGGTGTCCTGTGGACCGTCGGAGAAGACGAAAAAGCTCATCGATGATTCCAAGAAAGTCTTCGGGACGATTCCCGACAAAATGCCGGGTGGAGAAGCCGATACCCCGGAATTGGTTCAGTTGGGTGAAAAGTTATACTTTGAAAAGAGGCTTTCGGCGAACGATACGCAGGCTTGTAATTCCTGTCATAACGTTGTCGGTAAAGCGGCCGGGGTGGATAATCTTCCGACTTCTCCCGGAGCCTTTGGGAAGAATGGAGACAGAAATTCTCCTACCGTTTTAAACGCGGGCTTTCACGTCGCTCAGTTCTGGGACGGAAGAGCGAAGGATTTGAAAGAACAAGCCAAGGGGCCGATTTTGAATCCGGTGGAAATGGCTATGCCATCCGCGGCCGAAGTCGAAAAGAAAATCTCCGCGATCGCGGAATACAAGGACCTTTTTGCAAAGGCTTATCCTAAGGATTCAAATCCGATCACTTATGAAAATCTTGCGGGCGCCATCGCGGCTTTCGAAAGAACTCTAAAAACTCAGGATCGATTTGACGAATTTCAAAAAGGCGATCACAAGGCGCTTTCCTCGGAAGAGCAGGAAGGTTTGGAAAAATTCTTAGCCACCGGTTGTACCGCTTGTCATATCGGACCTCTTTTGGGTGGGAACTCCTTCCGAAAACTCGGCCAGGTCAATCCGTATGAAAATACCGTAGACAAGGGTCGCCAATCCCTCACGAAAAACGCCGCTGACGCTTTTGTGTTTAAAGTTCCGTCTCTTAGAAATATAGCGATCACCGGTCCGTATTTCCACGACGGAAAAGTCGCAACCCTGGAAGAAGCGGTCAAGAAAATGGCTCACCTTCAACTCGGGAAGGATCTTTCGGATTCCGATACAAAGTCGATCGTAACTTTCTTGAAGGCGTTGACCGATAAGAACCGGTCTAATTAA
- a CDS encoding MBL fold metallo-hydrolase: protein MPPYEKEVFPGLFTIDCDYISPGVACAYLIVEGEEAAFVENNTNHAVPILLEELKNAGRKPEDVKYIIVTHVHLDHAGGTGLLAKHCPNAIVLAHPKAATHLINPIRLVQSSIQVYGEENFKKLYGEILPVDQQRVKSPEDGEEIRWGKRTLKFYYTRGHANHHFCIYDSLSNGIFTGDSFGLGYKDFATGKSPVLYPSTTPTDFDSEEAMNTVDKILSTGADKAYLTHFGVWNDMESGARQMKQGLHAMQNILSSGERSGLEGEPLLEFCTGRIRAYLERELSTQGVKLGEKEEMLLGFDSKINAQGLVFQIERKKRKKV, encoded by the coding sequence ATGCCGCCTTACGAGAAGGAAGTCTTTCCGGGTTTATTCACCATCGATTGCGATTACATATCGCCCGGAGTCGCTTGCGCCTATCTGATCGTGGAAGGCGAAGAAGCGGCCTTTGTGGAAAACAACACCAACCACGCGGTTCCCATTCTTTTGGAAGAATTGAAAAACGCCGGACGTAAACCCGAGGACGTAAAATACATCATCGTAACTCATGTTCATCTCGATCACGCGGGCGGAACGGGGCTGTTGGCAAAACATTGCCCGAACGCGATCGTTCTCGCGCATCCGAAAGCCGCGACACATCTCATCAATCCCATAAGGCTCGTTCAAAGTTCCATCCAGGTTTACGGAGAGGAAAACTTTAAGAAGTTATACGGAGAAATTCTTCCCGTAGATCAACAAAGGGTGAAAAGTCCCGAAGACGGAGAAGAGATTCGGTGGGGAAAAAGAACATTAAAGTTTTATTATACAAGAGGACATGCGAATCATCATTTCTGCATATACGATTCCTTGAGCAACGGAATCTTCACGGGGGATTCGTTTGGACTCGGATACAAGGATTTCGCGACCGGTAAAAGTCCGGTTTTATATCCTTCCACAACTCCGACCGATTTCGATTCGGAAGAAGCGATGAATACTGTGGACAAAATTCTTTCCACGGGCGCGGACAAAGCGTATCTTACGCACTTCGGAGTTTGGAACGACATGGAATCCGGCGCGCGTCAGATGAAACAGGGTTTGCACGCGATGCAGAATATTCTTTCCTCCGGAGAAAGATCCGGATTGGAAGGGGAACCGCTTCTCGAATTCTGCACGGGAAGAATCAGGGCTTATTTGGAAAGGGAACTTTCCACGCAGGGAGTGAAACTCGGAGAAAAGGAGGAGATGTTGCTCGGGTTTGATTCTAAAATCAACGCCCAAGGTTTGGTCTTTCAGATTGAACGGAAAAAACGTAAGAAAGTCTGA